One Bacillus sp. (in: firmicutes) genomic window, GAACAAATTCGAACAATTGATAAGCAAAGGCTAACGGATAAAATAACTGCCCTTGATGAAAGTATGATGAGTAAAGTGGACGATGCTTTACAAATCAGTTTAGGCCTTATTGATTTTTAAAGAAAATATAGTTTTATATAAGGTTGCTCCTTTCAGACGGTGGCAACCTTTTTAATTTTGAAAGATAGGGGCGAACAAATGAATAATAATGAAGTAATCATAAAGAAAATTGCGAAGGAATTGAATGTACAGCCTAAACAAGTACATAATGTTATTTCTTTAATCGAAGAAGGCAATACCGTTCCATTTATAGCGAGATATCGGAAGGAAAGAACAAATGGGCTGGACGAGGTGCAGATTCGAGCCGTTACGGAAAAATGGGATTATGCTCAAAATCTCGAAAAGAGGAAAGAAGAGGTTATTCGCTTAATCGACGAGCAAGGTAAATTAACTGATGAATTAAGAAAAAGTATTGAAGGTGCGGATAAGCTTCAGCAGGTAGAGGATTTATACCTTCCCTATAAGAAAAAACGTCGAACAAAAGCAACGATAGCAAAAGAAAAAGGTTTGGAGCCGTTAGCGGAATGGCTTTACGCGCTACCTGCCGAGGGAAATGTTCTTGAAAAAGCAAAAGAATTTATTAGTGAGGAACATGAGGTTTTGTCTCTTGAAGATGCTTTGCAAGGGGCGCGTGATATCATCGCTGAATATATATCGGATACTGCCCAGTTTCGTGAATGGATTCGCACTGAAACTTTTAAAAAAGGTAGTTTAAAAGCAACTGTCAAAGATGAAGAGAAGGACGAAAAGAAAGTATATGAAATGTATTACGAATATGAGGAAGCGATAAGTAAGGTTGTGCCCCACCGTGTACTTGCTTTAAATCGTGGTGAAAAAGAAGAAGTGTTAAAAGTCGCGATTGAGCCTCCGTTTGAAAATATACTTATGTATTTAAACAAAGAGGTGTTGCAAGGAAAAGATACAATTGCCGTTGAGCAACTTGAAATTGCGATGGAAGATGCTTATAAGCGCTTGATTCAACCATCGATTGAAAGAGAGATTCGCAACAGTCTCACGGAAAAAGCAGAGGACCAGGCGATTCATATTTTTGCAGAAAATTTAAGAAATCTTCTCCTGCAGCCGCCATTAAAAGGGAAAATGGTTTTAGGGGTAGACCCCGCCTATAGAACAGGTTGTAAATTAGCCGTGGTCGATGAAACGGGAAAAATGTTAATGATTGACGTTGTTTACCCACATCCCCCAAAAGCAAAGCTGGAAGAAGCAAAACGGAGGGTTTTAGAAGTACTGAATAAATTCCCAATTGAAATTGTAGCGATAGGGAATGGTACGGCATCACGTGAAACAGAACAATTTATTGCTGATTTACTAAAGGGAATCGAGCGTGACATTTACTATTTAATTGTAAATGAAGCAGGGGCAAGTGTGTATTCGGCATCAGATTTAGCGCGTGAGGAGTTTCCGGACTTGCAAGTTGAAGAAAGAAGTGCGGTTTCGATTGCTCGAAGATTACAAGATCCACTTGCTGAACTAGTAAAAATTGATCCAAAATCAATTGGTGTTGGTCAATATCAGCATGATGTTTCTCAGAAAAAGCTAAGTGAGTCGTTAACATTTGTTGTTGAAACAGTAGTAAACCAAGTTGGCGTCAATGTGAATACAGCTTCACCGTCATTATTGCAGTATGTATCAGGCCTGAGTAAAGCTGTCGCTACAAACATTGTGAAGCAGCGCGACACCGAAGGAAAATTCACTAATCGCGCTCAGTTGAAAGCCATCCCAAGGTTAGGGGCAAAAACGTATGAGCAATGTATTGGCTTTTTAAGAATCATTGATGGTGACCAACCTTTAGATCGTACATCGATTCACCCAGAAAGCTATAGTGAGACGCAACAATTGCTTGGAATAGTAGGCTGTACACTTGCCGATTTAGGATCTGAAAAACTTAAAGATGCCTTAAACGAATTGAAAATTTCTGAAGTTGCAGGCGAGCTTAATATTGGTGTACCTACACTTAAGGATATTATTGACGCATTAATACGTCCGGGACGTGACCCGCGCGATGAAGTCACAAAGCCATTATTAAAGAAAGATATTCTCAAATTAGAAGACCTTGAAAAAGGAATGGAGCTAGAAGGAACCGTCCGTAATGTTGTTGATTTTGGAGCGTTTATCGATATTGGTGTAAAACAAGATGGGCTTGTCCACATTTCTAAATTAAGTAAACAATATGTGAAGCATCCGATGGACATCGTGTCCGTTGGTGATGTTGTCACTGTATGGGTAGAGGATGTCGATCAGAAGAAAGGCCGCGTCGCTTTAACAATGCTTCCGCCGCAATAAGCAATAAAAAGATAGTAAAAGCACTGTTTTCTATGAGCAGTGCTTTTTTCTATTAGAAAAGCACGACTTTCCGCCCAGATAGCGGAAGTACCCAAAGGTATGACCTAAAGGCCCTCGATGCCTTTTCTTAT contains:
- a CDS encoding RNA-binding transcriptional accessory protein produces the protein MNNNEVIIKKIAKELNVQPKQVHNVISLIEEGNTVPFIARYRKERTNGLDEVQIRAVTEKWDYAQNLEKRKEEVIRLIDEQGKLTDELRKSIEGADKLQQVEDLYLPYKKKRRTKATIAKEKGLEPLAEWLYALPAEGNVLEKAKEFISEEHEVLSLEDALQGARDIIAEYISDTAQFREWIRTETFKKGSLKATVKDEEKDEKKVYEMYYEYEEAISKVVPHRVLALNRGEKEEVLKVAIEPPFENILMYLNKEVLQGKDTIAVEQLEIAMEDAYKRLIQPSIEREIRNSLTEKAEDQAIHIFAENLRNLLLQPPLKGKMVLGVDPAYRTGCKLAVVDETGKMLMIDVVYPHPPKAKLEEAKRRVLEVLNKFPIEIVAIGNGTASRETEQFIADLLKGIERDIYYLIVNEAGASVYSASDLAREEFPDLQVEERSAVSIARRLQDPLAELVKIDPKSIGVGQYQHDVSQKKLSESLTFVVETVVNQVGVNVNTASPSLLQYVSGLSKAVATNIVKQRDTEGKFTNRAQLKAIPRLGAKTYEQCIGFLRIIDGDQPLDRTSIHPESYSETQQLLGIVGCTLADLGSEKLKDALNELKISEVAGELNIGVPTLKDIIDALIRPGRDPRDEVTKPLLKKDILKLEDLEKGMELEGTVRNVVDFGAFIDIGVKQDGLVHISKLSKQYVKHPMDIVSVGDVVTVWVEDVDQKKGRVALTMLPPQ